In a single window of the Veillonella sp. genome:
- a CDS encoding prepilin peptidase, with product MKGTHYVIALIVYIASIVLPIMISSRAISFIHVALYAVFSLIIIAGATIDMHYYILPDEGALVLVLGGIVYSFINDKSMLITIISVMSVGAITYGLRLMSHKGFGLGDVKWFSAIAMWLTPWEIVCFFYVAFCVGSLYLLLTSYRNRYIPFGPFLCFGGWCALHGGSYMEVLYQWLRHNLYIINTALC from the coding sequence ATGAAAGGGACACATTATGTGATAGCACTGATCGTGTATATAGCATCCATAGTATTGCCTATTATGATTTCATCACGAGCAATATCCTTTATTCACGTTGCTTTGTATGCTGTATTTTCACTCATCATCATAGCAGGTGCTACCATCGATATGCATTACTATATATTGCCTGATGAAGGGGCGTTAGTGCTTGTTTTAGGTGGTATCGTGTATAGCTTTATAAATGATAAGTCTATGCTTATAACAATTATAAGTGTTATGAGTGTAGGTGCTATTACATATGGACTTCGTCTTATGAGTCATAAAGGTTTTGGACTAGGCGATGTGAAATGGTTTTCTGCTATTGCCATGTGGCTTACGCCCTGGGAGATTGTATGTTTCTTTTACGTAGCCTTTTGTGTTGGTTCTCTCTATCTCTTACTAACAAGCTATCGTAATCGATACATTCCATTTGGTCCCTTTCTATGCTTTGGTGGGTGGTGTGCCTTACATGGCGGATCCTATATGGAGGTGTTGTACCAATGGTTAAGGCACAATTTGTACATCATCAATACGGCTCTTTGTTAG
- a CDS encoding competence type IV pilus major pilin ComGC yields MSSVMHLVHGLNHRLEICSQWIVEHLQINHVRENLKKSRKGGFTLVELMVVVAVIAILAAIAMPQFLSAADRARTAKETADIQIIKNATQLYMIDKNVDTPPTVENLYKEGYLTEHVKTAKDKEYSITYEAVNGGTAKAVVVKAPDAP; encoded by the coding sequence ATGAGTTCTGTTATGCACCTAGTTCATGGATTAAATCATAGATTAGAAATATGTAGTCAATGGATTGTAGAACATCTACAAATTAATCATGTTCGAGAAAACCTTAAAAAGTCGAGAAAAGGTGGATTTACTCTAGTAGAACTGATGGTTGTCGTTGCAGTTATTGCCATATTAGCTGCCATTGCGATGCCGCAATTTTTATCTGCTGCTGATCGAGCACGAACTGCGAAGGAAACAGCAGATATTCAAATTATTAAAAATGCAACACAGCTCTATATGATCGACAAGAATGTAGATACACCACCAACTGTAGAAAATCTATATAAAGAAGGCTATCTTACAGAACATGTTAAAACTGCAAAAGATAAAGAATATTCCATTACTTATGAAGCGGTCAATGGTGGTACTGCGAAGGCAGTTGTAGTTAAAGCCCCTGATGCACCTTAA